From the Planktothricoides raciborskii GIHE-MW2 genome, the window ATGATCGTGATATTTGCGTTTGATTAAAATCAAATAAACATCGGCAACCGACCAATAAAATGGGATTAATGGGTAAACAAACCAGATAAAAATATGCTGATATTTGTGATACCAGTGATATTCCATTTCGGGAGAGAGTCGCACCAGTTCATCCGCATGAATTTCTACATCGTGTCCCAACATATTGGTATAAATATGATGGAGAGAATTATGGCGAAATCTCCATAGATAACTGGATAGCCCGATAAAATCGTAACTGAGGGCAATCAAACGATTCACGAACTTGCTATTAGAATATCCGCCATGATTGGCATCATGTCCGACACTAAAGCCCACTCCCGCAACCCCTAAACCTAAGATGACACATCCTAGCAATTTCATCCAGATCACTGGAGGGCCAAATACCGTAAATGCCCAAGCAGAAATGACCCAAGAAAAAATAATTGCTGTTTTGAAATACATCGCGAGATTATCTCGCGGGGAAATGTTTTCTGCTTTCAGGTAAGCTTCAACTCGTCGATTGAGCTCTTTTCTGAAGCCAATACTTCTGCCAAAAGTGACTTTTGGTTGTGTAATCGTCATTGAAATCGATCTTTATCTTTGATAAGGTTGTTTTTCATCCTAGCATCATTTTTCCCGGAAATCTATGAGTTGATTATTTTCTGACATTTTTTTCTTTAGGAGTTGGTAGGAGTTGGTTTTAAGATTTTTTCAAGATTATTGAATGGTTGATTTCAAATGAGAAAAATAGTCAATTGACCAAAACGGATAAAATAACTTGACCTCGGTACAAAAGCCGTTAAACCAGAATAGCCGGTGAGAGCGAGGTCAAGAAATCAATGCCCATAAACCCTAAAATCCCCTTTGATCTAAGGATGCCGGTGATCATTTCCAGGGCAAATTACATCGAGAATGATTGCACCACCGATCATAAGTATTGGCTGAAAGTGTCTGCTAACTTGTCGGCAATTCCCGCAATCCAATTTTCATCTTGCTGGGTGTAACTGCGAGGCACATTGGCGCCTAAAATAATCGCACCGCGATCGCCGATGGGCTGGCAAATCACCCCCTGAGTATTTTCTGGCAAATAGTCAAACTCAATGCGACCGGGATACAACTTGAGATCTACTAAATAAACCGGCGTTTGTTTTGCTAAAACCCTTTGTAAAATGGCTCCGGGTTTCACCTCGGAGTTGGTTCCTAGGATCCCCCGCCGTAATAAGATCGTGCCTCGATCGCAAACCACCAGCGATCGCGTCACCGTATTGGTTAACAATAAATGTGACGCCCAAGCTAACTCTTTGCGAACCACTTCGGGCAAATCATCTGCCAATTCAAAGCCCTCAACGCCGATTAATTCTACCGCTTCAGGCGATCGCGGCTGAATTCTCTGCCACAATAAGCCAATTAAAATTAACAAAGCACTTAAAATCACACCCAGGACATCAGAACGAGCTTGGGTTTCTGTCAATTCTGGGGTCAAAAAGCGGTTCAGCAGCAATAGGATCCCTGCCAGTATCCCGACCGCAATGGGCAACCGCTGCAAAACCCCCGGAGATTTTTCTGCCATGATTGATGCGTCTTTTTTCTGACTAATTTGCCACGAAGTGTTGCTAAGTCCGTTTCTCTTACCCACGTTCCTAACCGAGTTTAAATCTCATCCGCCTCTAAAATGCGTTGGAACAAATAGCCCGTCCCCCTAGCGGTCAAAATCAACTCTGGATTACTCGGATCATCTTCTAACTTGGCTCTAAGACGGGAAATATGCACATCCACCACGCGAGTATCCACATGACGTTCGGGAGTATATCCCCAAACTTCCTGCAAAATTTCTGAACGAGAAAACGGTTCTCCCGATCGGCTGACCAATAATTCTAGTAAACTAAACTCCATGCCAGTCAGCCGAATCCGCTCATCACCTTTATAAACTTGTCGCTTATTGGTATCAATTTTCAGACTGCCTACATGAATGACGCCAGAGCTAGGAATCCCCGAGGCGCCTACTTTATCCACCCGACGTAATACCGAGCGGATCCGCGCTTCTAATTCCTTGGGAGAAAAGGGTTTAACCACATAATCATCCGCACCCAGTTCCAAACCAGTGATCCGATCTGCTACGTCCCCCAAGGCTGTTAGCATGATGATGGGTACGTCTGATTCTTTCCGCAATTCCTGACAAACGCCGTAACCATCCAGTTTCGGCATCATCACATCCAGAACGACCAAATCTGGAATCGTATTGCGAAAAGTTTCCAAGGCTTCCTCGCCGTCCGCGGCGGTGACAACGTCATAGCCAATCATCGAAAGCCGAGTTTCCAAAATTCGACGGATACTGGCTTCATCATCCACGACCAGTATTTTCTCCTTATGGTTTTCCAAGCTACCCAATGCTCCTTAAGTCTAATTACAAATCGTTAATTTTTACTACTTTACCATTTAGTAGATCCGATCTTCGGGGAAGGTGATTCGGGCTAAAACTCCCACCCTTTATAGAGTTGAGTATATTTTAAGATTCATTTCAAGTTTTATTTAATTTTTAACATTTTTTAGCATGGCTAAATCTCGCACTCAGTATATTTGCAATGAATGTGGCGCCGAGTTTCCCCAATGGTGGGGTAAATGTAGCAACTGTAACAGCGTCGGTTCTTTAGTCGAACAGGTGGTCGCGGATCTGCCAGAAAATTCCCATCGTCCTAGCTTGAACTGGAACAACAGCAATTGGATGAAAGGGAATGGCAAAAGTCCAGATAAATCCGATGGTCATCCGAGAGCCTCGTTTAAGTTATCCCAAATTGCCGATGCAGCGGTATCCCGTCATGGTAGTGGTTTTGGTGAATTAGATCGGGTACTCGGTGGGGGCATAGTTCCCGGTTCTTTGGTGCTGATTGGTGGCGAACCGGGGATTGGCAAATCTACTTTATTAATGCAGGTTGCCAACAGTATATCGTTGCACAAACGAGTGCTCTATGTGAGTGGGGAAGAATCTGGGGTGCAAGTGAAACTCCGCGCCCAACGGTTGCAAGTCCAAGCGGCATTAAAAGATTCGGAAACCGATTCAGAAAATCATTCAATGGGGGAAGCGGAGAATCCCAGAAATCCTCATCAGTACAAAGTGCTGCTACCAACCCAGGGAGAAACCCCGGTCAGTGCCGAAGGGTCTAGAAGCGATCGCGCTGACGACTCCTCCGAGTTACCGGAAACATTACCGGAAACATTACCGGAAACACAATTTTATTTATTGCCGGAAACCGACCTGGAAGAAATTTTACGGGAATTAGAGTCTCTGAAACCCTATTTAGCGATTATTGATAGTATTCAAACCATCTATTTTCCCTCGTTGACCTCGGCACCGGGATCCGTCGCCCAGGTGCGCGAATGTACCTCTGCTTTGTTACAGGTGGCCAAACGGGAAAATATTACCTTATTTATTGTGGGTCACGTCACCAAGGAAGGGGGAATTGCAGGGCCGAGGGTGTTGGAACACTTGGTGGATACGGTGTTATTTTTTGAGGGCGATCGCTTTGCCAGTCACCGGCTGCTGCGTTCGATGAAAAATCGCTTTGGGGCAACCCATGAAATTGGCGTCTTTGAAATGGTGGCGCATGGGTTACAGGAAATTACCAATCCTTCTGAATTGTTTTTGAGTAGTCGGGAAGAAGCCGTCACCGGCAGCGCGATCGTGGTTGCCCTGGAAGGAACTCGTCCCATTGTGGTGGAATTACAAGCCTTAGTCAGTCCCAGTAGCTATGGTTCTCCTCGTCGGTCAACCACCGGGTTGGAAGGAAATCGACTGTTGCAAATTTTGGCCGTATTAGAAAAACGGGTGGGGGTTCCGTTATCTAAATTAGATACTTATGTGGCATCAGTCGGGGGACTTCAGGTGTCCGAACCAGCGGCGGATTTGGGAGTGGCGATCGCCATTGTCTCCAGTTTTCGCGATCGGGTAGTGGATCCCCATACCGTCTTAATTGGCGAAGTGGGGTTAGGGGGTCAAGTTAGACCTGTTTCTCAGTTAGAATTGCGGTTACGAGAAGCCGCCAAACTCGGATTTAAACGGGCGATCGTCCCCAAAGGTCAAGTCCCCCCAGACCTCGACATCGAAATTATTTCCGTCGGCAAGGTACTCGATGCGATTTTAGAAGCAATCCCCGGACCGGCCAATCCCCAATCTAATGATTTTTCCTCGGACACTGAAAATATGCTAGCCAGAATTGAAGGCGATCGGGATCCGGAAGATGACTTTAATAACTTTGATGATTTTGACTCTGAATCTCCAGTCTTTTAAATTCTCCACTCTGAACAATTCACTGGTTTAATGTGGTGACTCTTAGACTAGGATCAATTTAGGCATCCTTGGGTTAAGGAAAAATTGATTTTGTCACGAATCATCAAGTTGAAAATTGGTTACACCGAAGAACCGCAGCGGTCAGAGAAGAAATGCGTTTATGTCAAATAAAACAATCTTACGGGAAAAATTATCGCACTCCAGATAATAATTTAGTAAATGCCACCGCTGCCGAGATTTACCAGTATAGCCATCGCGATCCGCGATCGCAGTCAAGCATTACAAAATTTAAAACACCAAATTGAGTCAGCCATTTATGTAAATACGATTTTTCAATAATTTCGTGATCATTTTAAACAAGATTAGCTGCCTTATCTCAGCTAAATTTTTCCTTTAATTTTTATGAAAAAATCTATTATAATTATAACTATAATGCTGGAAATAATAGAAGCTTTTAACCAGGTTGAATATCCGAAAAAAAATTCCCAAAGCATCGGCATATGTCGGCCAATTTATTCATGTATTCGCCCATCCTCAAACTTGTTTAAGCTTAGTCCAGGTGATTGATTTTGACTGTCATATGCTCAAACAAAAAATGCGTCAGTCCATCAAGCAAGACTCAGGAGATGCTTTAGAACCAGAAGATGTTGAGAACCCTACGATTTTGCAACCACACATCAGTACCAATGCTAAGATCGATAAGGTTTTATCCATCTTAGAAAACCGTCGAAGAGTCGGACAAAGCAATCACTCTAAACCTGCTAATGTGCTAAATCAAACCACCACAGGCGATCGCCAAATCGAAACCCTGCCACCAACAACTGCTGCCCAACCAGCCACACCTCCGGTTAAAAACCTTGTCCCCAGCCCCACCAGCCCTTTGCCCCCCAAAACCACAGTGACCAACCCCACGGCGAAAGGATCCGGATTAACCGGCAAATGTATTCATACCCTTAAAATCTGGCACGTCGATACGGGAAAATTATTATCCACCTTGGTGGGTCATTCGAGTTTTGTTTACTCCGTTGCGTTTAGTCCTGAAGGTAAGACTCTCGCCAGTGGCAGTGCCGACAAATCCATTAAAATTTGGCAAGTGAGTAATGGTGAATTGCTGCGGACTTTAATTAGTTATGCCCCAGTGAATTCCGTCGCCTTCAGTCCCGATCGCCAATTTCTCGTGAGTGCGGGTGGGGATGAACGGATTAAACTCTGGCAATTAAACACCAGTCATTTAGGTCCCCACACCAGACCAGCCCCCACCCAAACCTTGACAGGTCAGACCGGAGAGATATTTTCCCTAGCCTTTAGTCCGCGATCGCCCATTTTGGCCAGTAGTAGCTATGACAAAACGATCAATCTGTGGAATTTTCAAACCGGCAATCTCCTGTCCACCCTCACAGGTCATTTACACTCCGTTCGTTCCTTAGCCTTTAGCGCCAATGGCATGACCTTAGTCAGTGCCAGCCATGATAAGACCATTAAATTATGGCAAATCATTCCGGAAACGAAAAAATCTTAAATTTTGGCTCAATTTTGGCTCAAACCTTTACCAGGAAGGACGGAAAGCCCATGTGCTATCCGAAGCCATTATTCCTCCTGTAAAAACTTGGTGTAAACATCACTCAATTCTTTAACCGCTAACTGATAAAACTTTTCCCCATGTTCGGGAGTAGCCAAACCTGGGTTAGATCCCATTCGACCATCGGGATAATGCCGACGAAAATCAGCCGCACTATAAATGGGATATCCAGAGGCAACCTCAGCCGACAGTGGGGCTTGTTTAATCGCCTCTGGATAAAGATATTGTGTCACCGCTACTTCACTCGGGGTAGCATGAGACCCTTCTTGATTGCCATATAATTCCTTGGCTAATTTATAAACCTCCGAACACATAAACCAATTACCGATTTGACATTGAACCCGATCGCCATTAGCCAAATTTAAATCTGCTAAATGGGCATAAGTTTGAGAAAAAGCCGCCTTCAGGGTGGCAATATTCCCCCCATGACCATTTATAAAGAAAAACTTAGTAAATCCGGCTTTAGCCAAGGTCGTTATATAATCTTGAATCAGGGAAATCATGGTGGTTGGACGCAGGCTAATCGTCCCAGGAAAGCCCGTGTGATGCAATGCCATCCCCACATTAATGGTTGGCCCAACTAACGCCTTCGTGGTTTCACCCACTCCACGGGCGATCGCTTCTGCACAAATGGCATCAGTGCCAATCAACCCCGTTGGCCCATGTTGTTCAGTGGAACCAATTGGCATTATGATCCCAGTGGACGTTTGTAGATATGCTTCAACTTCTGGCCAGGTACTTAAATGTAACAGCATGAACGCCTCTCGTTTTTCTCAGGATGCTCTTGGGGGATATTTTATTCAAAATATCTTCTCCACTGCCATCATCCCATTTTGTTAAGCCAAATTTAAGCCAAATTTAAGAAAAGTTTTCAGGGAAATTATGTCATAAGCTGACCTATGTAAAATATCATGGAAAAAAATATCCTGATTCACTGCGGAAAATTGTTTCATCTAATTAAAAGAAATTTTATGATTTGCTCCAGTTCATTCCCTCCAGATTAGCCGCCATGCTGACTATTTATTATGCCGGTAAAATCAGCGTCTAATTCTCTGGACAATTGCCCAAAAATTATCTCTCACAAAATCTGCTCCATCCCCAGCGAACGCCGTGTCCTCAAACCTTCACCGAACAATTGCTTTGTTATGTTATCAATCGAACCCAATTTTTCTCAACCCAAACTCGCTCAAGGCAATCATGTCCTTGTGGTCGAAGATGAAGACCTCATTCGAGAAATGATCGTCTTGGCATTAGAAGAAGAAGGATATCAAGTTACAGCTACCGCCGATGGACAAACTGCCCTGAACTATTTATCTCGTGCTGAAGCCGCCGAAGCTGAATCTAATTTTGATTTAATTCTGCTGGATATTATGCTGCCCAAAGTGAACGGATTAGATTTATGTCGTTTACTGCGGCATCAAGGCAACCCAATCCCCATTCTCATTCTCAGCGCCAAAGGCAGTGAAACCGACCGTGTATTAGGATTGGAAGTTGGGGCCGATGATTATGTCACCAAGCCCTTTAGTATGAGAGAGTTAATGGCTCGTTGTCGCTCATTATTACGACGACAAAGACTCAATGGCACTTCATCCACGCAATTTCTCCAATTTGGTCAAATTACTCTCTGTCCGCAACAATGTCGCGTCACCGTTCGCGGTGAAGAAGTCAATCTTTCTCCCAAAGAATTTAAGCTGCTGGAACTTTTTTTAAGTTACCCACGCCGAGTCTGGTCGCGAGATCAGTTGCTGGATCATGTATGGGGATATGATTTTGTCGGCGATAGTAAAACCGTAGACGTTCACATTCGCTGGTTACGGGAAAAATTAGAACAAGACCCCAGCCACCCAGAATATATTATTACCGTCAGAGGCTTTGGCTATCGACTAGGTTAAACGGATCAGTGGCATTAAGATTCGGCAAAACTCTATACTCCCTTTTTTCAGGGGGGCAGGGTGGATCAATATTTTTACGTTCAATTTCTTCTTTGTGACCATGCCCTTATTAGACTTTTTCCTCGGGTTGGCGCTAGGAATTACTATATGCCTTTGCCAGCGCTGGTGGCTCGACCGGCAGATCCACAGACTATTAAATATGTTACTTCCAGAGGCGATGTCCGTTGATTTACCGATGTTCTCTCGGTTACGACGGGCGATCGCCCTCAGTAAACAACACCAACAAGACCAAGCACAACAAATCAAAACCTGGCAAGAAATCGTCCAACTGGCTCCTGTAGGTTTCTTGCAAGTGGATGGAGAAAATCAGCTACTCTGGTGTAATCAGCAGGCGCAAAAGTTACTCCGCATTCATCCGAATTGGCGGCAAGGTCACACCCAGTTATTAATTGCCCTAGTTCGTTCCTATGAACTCGATCAATTAATCGAACAAACTCGCATCGCACAACAGCCACAAGTCCAAGAGTGGTTGTTTTATCCCTTTAGTCAGGATGCCGAAGAAATTGGCGATCGCCTTGGCGTCACCCTACGCGGCTATAGTTGTTTACTCCCTGATGGTGACATCGGTGTGTTCTTAGAAAATCGACAACCCCTGGTTAACCTGACTCAAAGTCGAAATCAGTGGGTCTCCGACCTCGCTCACGAACTCAGAACCCCTTTAACCTCGATCCAATTAGTCGTAGAAATGTTACAAGGACGCCTCGACTCTTCTTGGAATCAGCGTCTAGAACGGGTACTACATGAAATTAATCGCTTAATTCAATTAGTCAAAGATTGGTTAGAACTTAGCCTTATGGAAGTCGCCCCCAGCGAGCATCTTTCATGCAAACCCTTAAATCTCTCTGCTTTAATTCACTCGGTTTGGCAAACTCTTGAACCAATTGCCAATCAAAAACAACTCACCCTGAACTATTCAGGCCCAGATAATTTGCTTGTCGAAGCTGACGAAACTCGTCTTTATCGTGTTTTCCTGAATATATTCGATAACAGCATTCGCTACAGTCCCCGTGACAGTCAAATTTATGCCGTAGTCACCCCACTCATGCCGAAAACCAGTGACCTCGTTCAAAGATCCCCGGTTGCCTCCCCGGTTGCCTCCCCGGTTGCCTCCCCGGTTGCGTCTACCGTTCAAATCGATATCATAGATGCAGGGTCAGGATTTACTGAAGCGGA encodes:
- a CDS encoding acyl-CoA desaturase produces the protein MTITQPKVTFGRSIGFRKELNRRVEAYLKAENISPRDNLAMYFKTAIIFSWVISAWAFTVFGPPVIWMKLLGCVILGLGVAGVGFSVGHDANHGGYSNSKFVNRLIALSYDFIGLSSYLWRFRHNSLHHIYTNMLGHDVEIHADELVRLSPEMEYHWYHKYQHIFIWFVYPLIPFYWSVADVYLILIKRKYHDHIIPTPTAIELITLLGFKVIWLGWLIGIPIAVGYSPWEAILGFTLTYMTYGFVICVIFMLAHVMDGLEFIQPDPKSNSVEDEWAVLQVKTTADFAPNNHFLNWYLGGLNYQTVHHLFPHICHIHYPKIAKILAEVAQEYNVNYQVYDSFGSALESHYRWLKKMAVAPKTVASVA
- a CDS encoding cofactor assembly of complex C subunit B; the encoded protein is MAEKSPGVLQRLPIAVGILAGILLLLNRFLTPELTETQARSDVLGVILSALLILIGLLWQRIQPRSPEAVELIGVEGFELADDLPEVVRKELAWASHLLLTNTVTRSLVVCDRGTILLRRGILGTNSEVKPGAILQRVLAKQTPVYLVDLKLYPGRIEFDYLPENTQGVICQPIGDRGAIILGANVPRSYTQQDENWIAGIADKLADTFSQYL
- the rpaB gene encoding response regulator transcription factor RpaB — translated: MENHKEKILVVDDEASIRRILETRLSMIGYDVVTAADGEEALETFRNTIPDLVVLDVMMPKLDGYGVCQELRKESDVPIIMLTALGDVADRITGLELGADDYVVKPFSPKELEARIRSVLRRVDKVGASGIPSSGVIHVGSLKIDTNKRQVYKGDERIRLTGMEFSLLELLVSRSGEPFSRSEILQEVWGYTPERHVDTRVVDVHISRLRAKLEDDPSNPELILTARGTGYLFQRILEADEI
- the radA gene encoding DNA repair protein RadA codes for the protein MAKSRTQYICNECGAEFPQWWGKCSNCNSVGSLVEQVVADLPENSHRPSLNWNNSNWMKGNGKSPDKSDGHPRASFKLSQIADAAVSRHGSGFGELDRVLGGGIVPGSLVLIGGEPGIGKSTLLMQVANSISLHKRVLYVSGEESGVQVKLRAQRLQVQAALKDSETDSENHSMGEAENPRNPHQYKVLLPTQGETPVSAEGSRSDRADDSSELPETLPETLPETQFYLLPETDLEEILRELESLKPYLAIIDSIQTIYFPSLTSAPGSVAQVRECTSALLQVAKRENITLFIVGHVTKEGGIAGPRVLEHLVDTVLFFEGDRFASHRLLRSMKNRFGATHEIGVFEMVAHGLQEITNPSELFLSSREEAVTGSAIVVALEGTRPIVVELQALVSPSSYGSPRRSTTGLEGNRLLQILAVLEKRVGVPLSKLDTYVASVGGLQVSEPAADLGVAIAIVSSFRDRVVDPHTVLIGEVGLGGQVRPVSQLELRLREAAKLGFKRAIVPKGQVPPDLDIEIISVGKVLDAILEAIPGPANPQSNDFSSDTENMLARIEGDRDPEDDFNNFDDFDSESPVF
- a CDS encoding WD40 repeat domain-containing protein, whose protein sequence is MNIRKKIPKASAYVGQFIHVFAHPQTCLSLVQVIDFDCHMLKQKMRQSIKQDSGDALEPEDVENPTILQPHISTNAKIDKVLSILENRRRVGQSNHSKPANVLNQTTTGDRQIETLPPTTAAQPATPPVKNLVPSPTSPLPPKTTVTNPTAKGSGLTGKCIHTLKIWHVDTGKLLSTLVGHSSFVYSVAFSPEGKTLASGSADKSIKIWQVSNGELLRTLISYAPVNSVAFSPDRQFLVSAGGDERIKLWQLNTSHLGPHTRPAPTQTLTGQTGEIFSLAFSPRSPILASSSYDKTINLWNFQTGNLLSTLTGHLHSVRSLAFSANGMTLVSASHDKTIKLWQIIPETKKS
- a CDS encoding creatininase family protein, which translates into the protein MLLHLSTWPEVEAYLQTSTGIIMPIGSTEQHGPTGLIGTDAICAEAIARGVGETTKALVGPTINVGMALHHTGFPGTISLRPTTMISLIQDYITTLAKAGFTKFFFINGHGGNIATLKAAFSQTYAHLADLNLANGDRVQCQIGNWFMCSEVYKLAKELYGNQEGSHATPSEVAVTQYLYPEAIKQAPLSAEVASGYPIYSAADFRRHYPDGRMGSNPGLATPEHGEKFYQLAVKELSDVYTKFLQEE
- a CDS encoding winged helix-turn-helix domain-containing protein, which produces MLSIEPNFSQPKLAQGNHVLVVEDEDLIREMIVLALEEEGYQVTATADGQTALNYLSRAEAAEAESNFDLILLDIMLPKVNGLDLCRLLRHQGNPIPILILSAKGSETDRVLGLEVGADDYVTKPFSMRELMARCRSLLRRQRLNGTSSTQFLQFGQITLCPQQCRVTVRGEEVNLSPKEFKLLELFLSYPRRVWSRDQLLDHVWGYDFVGDSKTVDVHIRWLREKLEQDPSHPEYIITVRGFGYRLG
- a CDS encoding cell wall metabolism sensor histidine kinase WalK translates to MLLPEAMSVDLPMFSRLRRAIALSKQHQQDQAQQIKTWQEIVQLAPVGFLQVDGENQLLWCNQQAQKLLRIHPNWRQGHTQLLIALVRSYELDQLIEQTRIAQQPQVQEWLFYPFSQDAEEIGDRLGVTLRGYSCLLPDGDIGVFLENRQPLVNLTQSRNQWVSDLAHELRTPLTSIQLVVEMLQGRLDSSWNQRLERVLHEINRLIQLVKDWLELSLMEVAPSEHLSCKPLNLSALIHSVWQTLEPIANQKQLTLNYSGPDNLLVEADETRLYRVFLNIFDNSIRYSPRDSQIYAVVTPLMPKTSDLVQRSPVASPVASPVASPVASTVQIDIIDAGSGFTEADLSSVFDRFYRADSSRTKQAILGKNISNNGNSLPMNTGTGLGLAIVKQIVEAHGGSISAQNHPEIGGAWLKIWLPKVSLSAK